The Agarilytica rhodophyticola genome has a window encoding:
- a CDS encoding DUF885 domain-containing protein, whose protein sequence is MTKLINRLVLCATLLIASTSVTAEQSESDKANVLFDELFNAEIARSPISQGYLGIKDNNDKWDDISEAFAKESYDFTKKQLTTLKTIDVKKLDKATLLSYQLYEKKLTDSINDYKWRHYNYPVNQMFGIHSTIPSFLINIHQVSSVEDAKAYISRLEGIPLLIDQLIDNLETRKKKKIIAPKFVFAHVIRDSNNVVKGSPFEKGEDSTLMADFKKKVEKLNANQKQKNELVSKAENALKKKVGPAYKKLVSYLAKLEKSSDTNDGAWKFPEGEAFYRHALETTTTTQLSADEIHNIGVREVKRIHDEMRTIMEKVNFKGSLQEFFVFMRKDKQFYYPQSEAGKQEYLTKATDLINTMKSNLDKLFIVKPKADLIVKAVEPFREKSAGKAFYQRPAPDGSRPGTYYANLYEMSAMPIYQMEALAYHEGIPGHHMQISIAQEIEHMPKFRKFGGYTAYVEGWGLYSELIPKEYGFYEDPYSDFGRLAMELWRACRLVVDTGIHAKKWTRQQAIDYLIANTPNPENDSIKAIERYIVMPSQATAYKIGMLKILELRQKAKQQLKDKYDIREFHEVVLKNGPVPLDVLDKLVNDWIDAKQKG, encoded by the coding sequence ATGACTAAGTTAATAAATAGGTTGGTTCTATGTGCGACACTTTTGATCGCTAGCACTAGTGTAACAGCTGAGCAATCAGAAAGCGATAAGGCGAATGTTTTATTCGATGAACTGTTTAATGCGGAAATTGCTCGCAGCCCAATTTCTCAGGGCTATTTGGGAATAAAAGACAACAATGATAAGTGGGACGATATTTCCGAAGCTTTTGCAAAAGAAAGTTATGACTTTACTAAAAAGCAGCTTACTACGCTGAAAACCATTGATGTTAAAAAACTAGATAAAGCTACTTTGTTAAGTTATCAGTTGTATGAGAAGAAGCTAACAGATTCTATTAATGATTATAAATGGCGGCATTACAACTATCCTGTTAATCAAATGTTTGGTATTCACTCTACCATTCCTTCATTCCTCATTAATATTCATCAAGTAAGCAGTGTTGAAGATGCAAAGGCATATATTTCGCGTTTGGAAGGTATCCCTTTGCTTATCGATCAGTTGATTGATAATTTAGAAACTCGTAAAAAGAAAAAAATTATCGCACCTAAATTCGTTTTCGCGCACGTTATTAGAGATTCTAATAATGTAGTTAAAGGGTCGCCTTTTGAAAAAGGGGAAGATAGTACTTTAATGGCAGACTTTAAAAAGAAAGTCGAAAAGCTTAATGCTAATCAAAAACAGAAGAACGAGTTAGTGAGTAAGGCTGAAAACGCATTAAAGAAAAAGGTTGGGCCGGCCTATAAAAAACTTGTTTCTTATTTAGCCAAGTTAGAGAAATCTTCAGATACCAATGATGGCGCTTGGAAATTTCCTGAAGGAGAAGCTTTCTATCGACACGCGTTAGAAACAACTACAACAACCCAACTTTCAGCAGATGAAATTCATAATATTGGCGTTAGGGAAGTTAAACGCATTCATGATGAAATGCGTACGATTATGGAAAAAGTTAACTTTAAAGGTTCGTTGCAAGAATTTTTTGTATTCATGCGTAAGGATAAGCAGTTTTATTATCCTCAGTCCGAGGCTGGTAAACAGGAATACTTAACCAAGGCGACAGATCTTATTAACACTATGAAAAGCAATCTTGATAAGTTATTTATTGTCAAACCAAAAGCTGACTTAATAGTGAAAGCTGTTGAGCCTTTCCGAGAGAAGTCTGCGGGAAAAGCTTTTTATCAACGCCCTGCTCCTGACGGCTCTCGTCCGGGTACCTATTATGCGAACCTTTACGAAATGTCAGCTATGCCTATTTATCAAATGGAAGCGTTAGCGTATCACGAGGGTATTCCTGGCCATCATATGCAAATCAGTATTGCCCAAGAAATTGAACATATGCCAAAATTTAGAAAGTTTGGTGGCTACACGGCCTATGTCGAAGGCTGGGGGCTGTACTCAGAACTTATCCCAAAAGAGTACGGCTTCTACGAAGACCCATATTCCGACTTCGGCCGTTTAGCTATGGAGTTGTGGCGTGCTTGCCGTCTGGTTGTGGATACTGGAATACATGCTAAAAAATGGACAAGGCAGCAGGCTATCGACTACTTGATTGCCAATACACCTAACCCTGAAAATGATTCAATCAAAGCTATTGAACGTTATATTGTGATGCCTTCGCAGGCAACAGCTTATAAGATTGGTATGTTAAAAATTTTAGAGCTGCGGCAAAAGGCGAAACAACAACTTAAAGATAAATACGATATTCGTGAGTTTCATGAAGTCGTGTTAAAAAATGGTCCAGTGCCTCTCGATGTGTTAGACAAGCTTGTTAATGATTGGATTGATGCCAAACAAAAAGGATGA
- a CDS encoding fumarylacetoacetate hydrolase family protein, with translation MQTVNFGDEKIAPSKIVCVGRNYAEHARELGNDIPDDIVFFVKPNSAISNRPKAFIDEPLHYEAELCFLIENNSFAGLGLGLDLTKRALQSILKEKRLPWERAKAFNGAAVFSDFIPLPNSSLEALRFEMSIDGELRQAAGFDMMLNKPEKILNECSSFMSLQDGDIIMTGTPKGVGKVPPGGLFEGQIFYQDKPILQVTWLAE, from the coding sequence ATGCAAACTGTAAATTTTGGCGATGAAAAAATTGCACCAAGTAAGATTGTTTGTGTGGGACGTAATTATGCAGAACACGCTCGTGAGTTGGGCAACGATATCCCTGATGATATTGTATTTTTTGTTAAGCCAAATTCTGCTATTAGCAATAGGCCTAAAGCTTTCATAGATGAACCTTTACATTATGAAGCTGAACTATGTTTTCTCATAGAAAATAATTCTTTTGCTGGCCTAGGTTTGGGGTTGGATTTGACCAAGAGAGCCTTACAGTCGATATTAAAAGAAAAGAGACTGCCTTGGGAACGTGCCAAAGCCTTTAATGGTGCAGCTGTGTTTAGCGATTTTATCCCATTGCCTAATAGCTCCCTCGAGGCTTTGAGATTTGAAATGAGCATTGACGGTGAACTACGTCAGGCGGCAGGTTTTGATATGATGTTAAACAAACCTGAGAAAATTCTAAACGAGTGTTCGTCTTTTATGAGTTTACAAGACGGCGATATTATTATGACAGGCACCCCAAAAGGTGTCGGCAAGGTGCCACCAGGCGGCTTGTTTGAAGGACAAATTTTTTACCAAGATAAGCCAATACTTCAGGTTACCTGGCTTGCTGAATAA